The Sporosarcina sp. Te-1 DNA window ATGTATATTGGTGCTTCTTCATCATCGCTCACACGCCCATCCATCTTTGTCCCGGTCCATATTGGTCTGATAGGCAGGGTGACTTTTGCCAACACCTTTTGGATAGACCTTCCGCAATTCCGTGCAATTTTTAAAAGATGTCTGTTTGATCGGTGATGGCTTCGGTTGGGGTGCGGATTGCATGGCTGGTGTTTTTGCCGCCGGTTTACCAGACGTTGAGGATGGAGACACCGATTTGCCACAGCTCTTTATCACTGCATGTTTAACGCCATTTGTTGTTACGGAAATATTGCAGTCGACTGCTGTCCGGTAGATTTTCGCTCCAACATTCTGCAATCGCTTTTCCACAACTGAGCTGGGATGGCCGTATGCGTTATTTTTTCCATAGGAAAGGATCGCGACACTCGGCTTCACATTGCTGATAAAAGCTGCTGAACTGCTTGTATCTGAACCATGGTGCCCATTTTCCAGAACGGTCGCTTGGACATTGTATTTTGAACGGATTTCCTCTTCGATTTCGGCGCTTGCATCTGCCATCAACAGGAAAGAGACTTGATTGTATGTCGCTTTCAGCACAATGGAAGCGTCATTGGTATCATCGGCATGTTCATCGACATGCAATACCCGGATGATCATTTGGGGATCTAGCGCAATCTTATCCAATTCTTTTGGTACCGTGAACGGTATGTTCTTCTTGTCCACCAACTGCAGTATTTCATAATAGGTCTGTGTTGTATGGACTTTTCCGCTATCGATAAAGTGACCGACTTGGAATGAATTCAACACCTCAACCAATCCTCCGATATGATCGGCATCCGGATGGGTGGCGACCACATAATCCAGCTTTTTTACTCCTTTGCTCTTTAAAAAGGAAACAACCGCCTTCCCTGCGGTTTTCGGTCCCCCATCTACGAGCATACTTTTCCCATTTGGCGCCTGGATTAATACTGCTTCACCTTGCCCGACATCAATAAAGTGAACTTTCAATTCATTCGTCGCTGCTTCTGAGGAAGCCGGAAAGATAGAAAGCATCAATAGCAAAGATGCAATCAACCGTATTGTGTTTTTCATGATGTTCCTCCTACTATTATTCATCTATAATAATAGAATGGAGAATACTTGATTGTCTATACTAAAATGGATTTTTTTACTTACTACAAAGGGGGATAGAAATGGAAATCATTTGCGTGCATGAAAAAGAGGATCGATTTGAGGAATTCGTCCATTCATTTTGGGAACCTTGGGGGAATGATACTAATTGGATGTTTTATCAGGACTGCATGAGTCATTCCGCAACCTCTTCAGGTGACCTTCCTTCATTCTACATTGCCATAGAGGACGAAAAAACTATCGGCACCTATGCCTTACTTCGTAATGATTTGGTCAGCCGGCAAGACCTCTCCCCATGGCTCGCATGTCTTTATGTAGATCCAGCATTCCGAGGCAAGTCGATTGGCTCCCGGCTGCTTGCGCACGCCCGGCGAGAAGCCCGCCAGAAAGGGTACGACAGGTTGTACCTAACTACCGATCATAACCGCTATTATGAAAAGTATGGCTGGACAAAGATCGGGACATGCTATGACTTATTTGGGAACCCCTCTTCCATTTATCAAATATCGACAACAGCATAGTTATCCAAAACAACGGACGAAGGAATCCTTCGCCCGTTGTTTACTCTTCTACTCCCTATTTTTCAACCATTCCAAAATGAAGCGATAAATATGATGATAATAGCAAGTGGCGCGAGATAGCGGACAATCCCCTTCCAAATGGAATGAATTGCACCTCTTGTTTTCAACTCATCTGCCGTTTCATCCTTCGTCATCAAAAAGCCGGCAAAGAAGGAAATCAGCAATGCGCCAATTGGCAAACCGAACCGACTCGTCAACATATCCGCAAAATCAAAGAATGTGCCGCCCGGCAGCTTCCAGTTGGATAGTACGCCAAATGACAGGGCACTCGGAATACCAACAACAAATATGAGAATGCCGAACATCCAAGCAACCCTCTTTCGCTTCTCTAAATTTTTTCCAATGCCTGTAGAAACGCCGATCTCCAACATGGAAATAGAAGAAGTCAGCGTTGCGAATAACATCAAAATGAAGAAAACAATCATGAAGAATCCGCCAAATGGAATTTCATTGAAAATAGCTGGTAAAATAACAAAAATTAGTCCAGGTCCTTCGCTGGGCGAGTGACCCAATGCAAAAACCGCAGGAAAGATCACCACACCTGCCAGTACTGAGATGAAAATATTTAATAACGAAACATTCCATGCGGACTGTCCCAGTCGTTCCTCCTTTGGCAAATAGGACGCATACGTCATCATCGCAGTTACCCCTACGCTCAAAGAGAAGAACGCTTGACCAAGCGCCAACAGGAAGGTTTTCCCCGTCAAATAGCTCCAATCAGGAATAAACAAGAAACGGAGCCCCTCAACAGCGCCCTCCAGTGTCAGTGATCGAATGGCCAGCACAATAAAAAAGAGGAAGAGCAACGGCATCATCCAACGACTCGCCCGTTCGATTCCTCCTTTGATTCCGCCTTGCACGATCCAAACGGTCAACAGCATGAAAACCGCCTGTCCTGCCAAAACCTCAACGGGATTGGCAATAATCTCAGTAAACAGCTTCCCATAATCGGAACTGGATAACTGAAAAAATAAAGCCCGATATAAATAGGATAAAATCCATCCGCCGACCACGCTGTAGAACGACAACAGGATAAACGACGTCCCGACACCCATCCAGCCGATCCAATACCATTTACGTCCCGGAGCCAGTATTTTCAAAGAAGTGACCGCGTCATGCTGTCCTCTGCGGCCAATTATGAATTCAGCCAATAAGATCGGCAGTCCGATTGACACTGTACATAAAATGAATAATAAAAGAAAGACACTTCCGCCATTTGAACCCGTCATGTAAGGGAATTTCCATATTGCACCGAGCCCAATTGCACTTCCGGCCGCAGCCAATACAAATCCAATTTTTGAGGTCCATTGCTCTCTCTGCTTCAATTGAAACCACTCTCTCTTCGCTGAATGCAGCTTTAATTTTGTTCAATTATAACGTAAAACGAGGAAGTTACCTTTATATTTATTATTCAGCAAACTTCTCCCCTTCTGTTTGAAAAAGTTCAGCCAGGGAATGACAGTACTAATGGAGGTGTTCGAATGGAAGTAGTGAAAGTGAACGGCAAGCTGGATGGAAAACGGCTTGCTCTGACCGTGCTAGTGCCGATCATTGGCGGCTCCATTACAGGTTGGCTGGCGAATCGGCATGCACAGGAAAAATATAAGAAATTGGAGAAACCATCTTTTTCTCCACCACCGTCCATTTTCCCCATCGCTTGGACCACTCTATATGGGCTGATGGGCTTGGCTAAGTATCGGGTAGAAGCGAAGAAGGGATCGGGTAACAAGAAAGCGATTCCAATGTACGATATTCAACTCGGACTAAACTACTTATGGTCGTTCCTTTACTTCAGATGGGGCTTGCGTGGCACAGCACTGGTAGAAATGACAGTGTTGCTAGGTGCCATCGCCTTGACCGCTTACGAGTTTTACCAGGTCGATCGAACCGCAGGCACATTGATGATTCCTTACATCGGATGGGTGATGTTCGCCTTGACCTTGAACTATTCGACTTGGAAATTAAATGATCGGCAATAAAGTATAAAAGCTGTCTCCACCATGCAGTGGGAGACAGCTTTTATATTTTATCAAATTGAAATTTCTTGTGGTTCTGCCCCTTTTTTATTCATCAGACGCATCCCTGTAGGCGTGACCTTCAAGATCACCAAATCGGGATCATCCGGACCGTCAAACCATGGCTTCATATGATCGTTCCATATTTTATCCTTCAAACCATCGTCATCGGAGATGGACACGGTTCCAGCAATCTCTAAAAAGGCATCTCCGAAACCTTCTCCATCATAACCGATTAAAATATGGGTATTTGGGTTATCCTCCAATTCATCCACTTTGTCGGTCTTTTTGGAGGTTGCCGTGTAAAGGGTGAAGCCATCGTTAAAAAACGTCATATAACGACTGAAGGGTTTGCCTCCTTGCACGGTCGCCATCGTTCCGACATAGCTTTTGTCCAAGATTTTCTTTGCGGTTTCCTTTGCATCCATAGTAACACTCCTCCTTATTATCATCTCTTCCTACTCTTCCTATTTTGAAGCAGAGCTAAACATGCAGGGATTTCATAACAGGTAAAAACCGATGCCAATAATAATGTAGGCTGCAAAAAGCGTCAAACCCTCAAACCAGTTCGATTCTCCGTCATTCGTCAAGTTAATGACTAGAAGCGTCGCTGTAATCATGGCGATCAATTCCGGTATTGTAAATACAAGCGGCATCGACGTTTCCATAAATAACGAAACGAGCACAAGGACAGGAGCAACGAACATGGCAACTTGCAAAGTGGAGCCGACTGCAATTTCCACTGAGACATCCATCCGATTTTTCATGGCCATCGTAATCGCGGAGAAATGTTCTGCCGCATTCCCGACAATCGCTACGATGATGACCCCAATGAATAATTCACTCCAGCCAAACTTCTCTCCCAATGTTTCAAACGTCCCAACTAGCTGCTCAGAAACAAACGCAACCGCCACCGTGGCAATGAAAAGAATGAGGACCGCTTTCCCCTTGGACCATTCCGGCTGTTCTGTCTCCTCTTCCTTCTTATCCGTTGCGGAGAAAACGCCTCGATGGGTTACCAATTTGAAAAACAACCCGGCCAAATAGAGAGCGATTAAGATAATCGAAATACCGATACTGAGGGTAATCGTAGCCTTTTCATCCATGCTCATGGAGAAAATCTCCGGTATGACAAACGCCACGATCACTGCGAAAATGAGCAGCCCCGAATTATAACGGGCGTCATGGAGGCTGAATCGTTGGCGTTTATATTTAATGCCTCCCGTAAAGAAGGAAAGGCCTAATACAAGCAGCAAATTGCCTAGGACGGAGCCTGTCAACGAGGCTAGGACAATTCCAATTAGTCCAGCTTGCAAAGTAAAAAACGAGATAATCAGTTCAACCGCATTACCGAATGTGGCGTTTAACAGACCGCCCACCCTCGGGCCGCTGACAATCGCCAGACTTTCCGTCGCCCTGCCGATATACCCCGCAAGGGCAACGATGCTCAAACAGCATAATAAAAACATCACAATATCATTCCAATGCAAAAAAGCGCCTGCAATAACAAGGGGAACACCAACAAAAGCAAGCACTGCGAAAACCCGATTCATCAAAAAACACCACCTCATTGTGCGAAGATACCTTTCTAATGTTCCCCTTTTAAAACACTGGCAAACAGGCGTCCATATCCATACAAAAGTCCTTTTCTAATATAAGGATGATATTACCATTGCAAAGAAATATGGTGAGGTGTATTATATAAACATAAGCTGCATTGTTCGTATACACATTAAGTTTTAACCTTTAAGCTGTAAACGGGAGTTTTATATGAAAACCGGAATGGCAAGCCCAATCCATTATTGATTGGGACAAACAGGAACGTTTTTGCGAACACCCACTTTGAGGAGTGGTGGTTTAAAACTTTCTATGATTCGATACGGCAAAGGCGGCTTTCTTAAATCGTTAATGATATGAGGTATCACTCTTAACTGGGTGGTACCTTTTTTGTGTGAAAAATTGGCTTGGGGTTAAATTGGGGTTAAAATTCTTTTCAACTGGTGATAAAGGGCAATAAAAGATGAAAAGAGGAGGCTTATGCCCCCTCTTTTTCAATACATACTTTGCACTTTGACTATATCTACAATCGGTATGATCATCATTTAAAGTAGCTTTTTCCTTCTTTTTCAGTTCGTAAGTTTGGTTGTCAAAAAGGCGATGCATTGCGGTTTGAGTTATGTTTTGTTTGCTGTACATTTCTGGAGACGTCTATTTTCGTGATTTTATTCGTGGTAACGTTTTATAAAGACCACATTAGATTCATTGAAAATGTGATTTCTTGAAAAACAACCACACTGAATGAAAACCTACTATATAAAATGCCGTTTTTCTTACTTGGTCTTAAAACAAAAAATCAGCCGTCCCCATTAAGAGTTAGCGGCTGATTACATATTGATTTTTGAAGATATTTGGGGTATTAGGATTAACATGTTGAAAATAAAAGCTCCCCTCTTCAATCACTACAACCAGTGTTGAAATGTCCTTTCCAAGGAACACAGTTTCTTCATAATATTGGCTGTTGTAGGAGGACGAGCTGTCGTGCTGTCAGGCATGAGCTCAATCGGACAGCTTGCCCGGATGCCACACGCCGAGCCACTGCTCGGCGCCGTATTCCTCGATTCGCTCCACCTCGGTGAACCCCAGCTTCGCTGCGACGCGCATCGAGGCCTCGTTGGCAGTCTGGGTGGAGAGCACCACCGGCTCGCCGGGATGCGCATTGGCGAACCAGTCGAGCACCGCTGTACACGCCTCGGTGGCATATCCGTTTCCCCATGCCTGCGGCAGGAACATGTAGCCGAGCCAGAGCTCCTCACCCTCTAGACGGATGTGCCCCTTACGCTTCGGTTCACGCCGATCGAGCGTGATCATGCCGATCGTTGTTCCGTTGAGCTCGACTACGAAGAAGCCGAAGCGATGCCCGGGCACCTCGGGCATCGCGCGCTCGAGCTCATCACGCGGTCGGCAACCGCCTACATAGGTGCCCACCTCTGGTGAGGCGAACAGGTCAATCAGCGCCGCACGGTCCCGGGCCTCAGACAGGCGGAGCAAGAGTCGCTCAGTTTTGATCGGGGCAGGTGGCCAGGCGACGGGGTGCACTGTGATCTCATCCGACATGGTATTATCTCCCTTCTCGATTCTGTTTGTTTATATCTGACAACATATATTATTAATGTATTCCTCTGGATACCGATTTTATTAATACATGTCCTTAAGTCAGTTTCAACACGATATTACCGATACTTGAGAGTAGGCAAACGCCCCCTCTTTTTTAGGCCACTGACTGGATGAAAGTGCTCTTCTGGTTACTATCAGTTCAGAGTGCGACTGTCAAAGTCAAATGGAAAATATCCCTTTGATTATTGGTTAAAACACATTTCCTAGTCCATCACACTCGAATTCTATTGCAAAAGCTTTTTCAAAGATAAGATCATGTGTATTTATTTTTCCTTCGATGTAAATATGATATGTCCGCCCATCATCTAATAAAGTAGATTTCATAGAAGTTTGCTCCCATGTACCAAAACCACCAACCAGCTCTGATGTAACAGTATCCACATTGCTAAATATCTGTCCGGTTTGATCGGAATCAAGCCGTGTATTAAACTTCGCCGTTACTTCGATTCTCTTAACGGAATCTGGAATGTAGATATAGGTCTGTTTTGTTGTTACGCCACTTGGATCAGTTATACCGGGCTTTAAATCTGTCGACACGGCAGCTATAACTTCACGCTCTCTTGCTAAAAATCCTTCCACATCCTGTTGAATCATAGCTTCAAAATCTTCTGGGGCCTGCCAATCAGATTCTTTAAAACTTTTCATTGGTTCAACTCCCAAACTTAAACCCATTTTTTTCTCGTTAACCTTATTTACAATTTCTACATACTGCTTATAATACTCTTCTTTTTGTTTTTGTGATAAGTTCAAAGTAGGCTTTGAATCTTCTCTTTCTAATGTGCCCTCTTCATTATTTTCGTCCCTTACAAACTCTCCGTCTTCATCTTGTCTCTCAATTAAGACCCCAACATCTTTCTTTTCTTGTCCTTCTCTTTCCACATTTTTATCACATGCTGCTATGACTACAACGCTTAACAATGCCATAGTAACTACATATTTTTTTATGATTAATCACTCCTTATTAGAAATCTAGGCAACGAACACCAACCGTCATAAAAACATCCAAATATTCATTACTTTCATTTTACATTAAACAGAAAAAATTTACCATCCGCCAATAAATTTGCTTTCCATATTGCTTTTTATAAAGAAAAGGACCATAGGCAAACTCGAAATTTACGAATTTGTCTACAGTCTATGGAATCCCACCAAGACGCTTGGTTTCTTAAATATACTCTTATTACAAACATTGTTTAATCAAAATACGGAAAATCGTTAGCCTGCTTAGTAGCTACAGTAATCTGAACTGGACAACTGCAGAGCCTTTTAAGTAATATATATTTACCATTTTTTGATCATATTCATTTTTTCGTAAAAATATTTTTTATAACGGAATAAAGCGCAGGTAGAACAGAAAGGAGGATAACCGCCATTATAATCGCTGAAAAGTTCTCTTTAACAAATGGCAAGTTGCCGAAAAAGTAGCCCACGATTGTAAATAAGCCAACCCATAACAAAGCCCCTACAATATTATAAGTGAAGAAATATTTATAATTCATTTTACTTGAACCGGCAATAAAGGGAACAAAGGTGCGAACAAATGGCATAAAGCGGGCAATGACAATTGTTTTTCCACCATGCTTATTAAAGAACTTCTCGGCCGTGTTCATTTTCGCCTCATTAATAAACCTGCCTATCAAAGGATTTCGAGTGATCGCTGTTCCAACTGTCTTACCGATATGATAATTTAATGAGTCTCCAATCACGGCAGCTACAAAAAAGACTAGAAATAGTAAAACGATATTAAATGCATCCATTGCTGCCAAGGCACCCGCAGCAAGGAGAAGGGAATCGCCAGGCAGGAAAGGGAAAATTACAACCCCTGTTTCAACAAAAACAATTAGAAAAACGATTACATAGGACCATGGGCCAAAGTTTTGAATAATTTCAATTAAATGTTCGTCAATATGTAAAATAAAACTTATGATGCCTTGAATAAAGGACAAATTCATCACACTTTCGTATTTATTTGATCGTCTCTTTCTTGTGTCCTAGCTGTAATAAGTCGTTGGCTTTCGAGTATACTTCCATGAATAAGTATAGAAACGTTCATTCGATTAAGCAAGCAAGAAAAAGTGAATGGCCTCTCAGATTGGAAGGGTTTTGGCTTGCTGTGAAGAATATAACAAGAAAAGGAGGAATATAAAAATGTCTAACTTTGTATCTCATATTGCAACCGTAGAAATACCTGTGACCAATTTGCAGCGATCCATCGAATTTTATGTAGAAACGCTTGGTGTGTCCGTCACATTCCAAGGAGAGAAGCAGGCCATGCTTTCGTTTGGTTCCAAAGGTGTGCCAACCATGTTTCTGGTTCAGATCGATGTACATATGGAAGAGCAGAAGCACCTTTCTTTTGTAAATCCATCGAATGGCGTTGAACATACTGTGATTGATTTCTACACTGACAAGCTTTCAGAGTTTCATTCATGGCTGGCTGATCGAAATGTCGAAGTAAGTGCTCTGAATATTAATGAAGAAAACGGGCTCGGTGGTTTTGGCTTCAAGGACCCGGATGGGAATCTTTTAAGCGCGTGCAATATTCTTCATGAACATCAATAGGTCATGTAAGGTGAGGACAATTTACTCCTCACCTTTTCTAATTTAAAACTGTCCTCATGAGAACAATGCATGTTCCGTTCTTTTCCGACATAGTCTCTACTATCACCAAGGAATAAGGAGAGACAATAATTCGGAAAGTCGTTTTCTTTTGTGCATCCCTGTTTATTCTCATTGTTTTGATTACCTATGTCATATTGAACCGAGCTCATACCGATGACAAAAACGAGTCGAATGTCAATAAACCCGCAGAATATAGTGAAGCCCAAATGTTGGATCAAATTATTGAATTGGATTTTTCCAACC harbors:
- a CDS encoding GNAT family N-acetyltransferase, whose amino-acid sequence is MSDEITVHPVAWPPAPIKTERLLLRLSEARDRAALIDLFASPEVGTYVGGCRPRDELERAMPEVPGHRFGFFVVELNGTTIGMITLDRREPKRKGHIRLEGEELWLGYMFLPQAWGNGYATEACTAVLDWFANAHPGEPVVLSTQTANEASMRVAAKLGFTEVERIEEYGAEQWLGVWHPGKLSD
- a CDS encoding VTT domain-containing protein; translation: MSFIQGIISFILHIDEHLIEIIQNFGPWSYVIVFLIVFVETGVVIFPFLPGDSLLLAAGALAAMDAFNIVLLFLVFFVAAVIGDSLNYHIGKTVGTAITRNPLIGRFINEAKMNTAEKFFNKHGGKTIVIARFMPFVRTFVPFIAGSSKMNYKYFFTYNIVGALLWVGLFTIVGYFFGNLPFVKENFSAIIMAVILLSVLPALYSVIKNIFTKK
- a CDS encoding MBL fold metallo-hydrolase; this encodes MKNTIRLIASLLLMLSIFPASSEAATNELKVHFIDVGQGEAVLIQAPNGKSMLVDGGPKTAGKAVVSFLKSKGVKKLDYVVATHPDADHIGGLVEVLNSFQVGHFIDSGKVHTTQTYYEILQLVDKKNIPFTVPKELDKIALDPQMIIRVLHVDEHADDTNDASIVLKATYNQVSFLLMADASAEIEEEIRSKYNVQATVLENGHHGSDTSSSAAFISNVKPSVAILSYGKNNAYGHPSSVVEKRLQNVGAKIYRTAVDCNISVTTNGVKHAVIKSCGKSVSPSSTSGKPAAKTPAMQSAPQPKPSPIKQTSFKNCTELRKVYPKGVGKSHPAYQTNMDRDKDGWACER
- a CDS encoding pyridoxamine 5'-phosphate oxidase family protein; this encodes MDAKETAKKILDKSYVGTMATVQGGKPFSRYMTFFNDGFTLYTATSKKTDKVDELEDNPNTHILIGYDGEGFGDAFLEIAGTVSISDDDGLKDKIWNDHMKPWFDGPDDPDLVILKVTPTGMRLMNKKGAEPQEISI
- the cax gene encoding calcium/proton exchanger — encoded protein: MNRVFAVLAFVGVPLVIAGAFLHWNDIVMFLLCCLSIVALAGYIGRATESLAIVSGPRVGGLLNATFGNAVELIISFFTLQAGLIGIVLASLTGSVLGNLLLVLGLSFFTGGIKYKRQRFSLHDARYNSGLLIFAVIVAFVIPEIFSMSMDEKATITLSIGISIILIALYLAGLFFKLVTHRGVFSATDKKEEETEQPEWSKGKAVLILFIATVAVAFVSEQLVGTFETLGEKFGWSELFIGVIIVAIVGNAAEHFSAITMAMKNRMDVSVEIAVGSTLQVAMFVAPVLVLVSLFMETSMPLVFTIPELIAMITATLLVINLTNDGESNWFEGLTLFAAYIIIGIGFYLL
- a CDS encoding sodium-dependent transporter, which encodes MKQREQWTSKIGFVLAAAGSAIGLGAIWKFPYMTGSNGGSVFLLLFILCTVSIGLPILLAEFIIGRRGQHDAVTSLKILAPGRKWYWIGWMGVGTSFILLSFYSVVGGWILSYLYRALFFQLSSSDYGKLFTEIIANPVEVLAGQAVFMLLTVWIVQGGIKGGIERASRWMMPLLFLFFIVLAIRSLTLEGAVEGLRFLFIPDWSYLTGKTFLLALGQAFFSLSVGVTAMMTYASYLPKEERLGQSAWNVSLLNIFISVLAGVVIFPAVFALGHSPSEGPGLIFVILPAIFNEIPFGGFFMIVFFILMLFATLTSSISMLEIGVSTGIGKNLEKRKRVAWMFGILIFVVGIPSALSFGVLSNWKLPGGTFFDFADMLTSRFGLPIGALLISFFAGFLMTKDETADELKTRGAIHSIWKGIVRYLAPLAIIIIFIASFWNG
- a CDS encoding GNAT family N-acetyltransferase: MEIICVHEKEDRFEEFVHSFWEPWGNDTNWMFYQDCMSHSATSSGDLPSFYIAIEDEKTIGTYALLRNDLVSRQDLSPWLACLYVDPAFRGKSIGSRLLAHARREARQKGYDRLYLTTDHNRYYEKYGWTKIGTCYDLFGNPSSIYQISTTA
- a CDS encoding TspO/MBR family protein, whose amino-acid sequence is MEVVKVNGKLDGKRLALTVLVPIIGGSITGWLANRHAQEKYKKLEKPSFSPPPSIFPIAWTTLYGLMGLAKYRVEAKKGSGNKKAIPMYDIQLGLNYLWSFLYFRWGLRGTALVEMTVLLGAIALTAYEFYQVDRTAGTLMIPYIGWVMFALTLNYSTWKLNDRQ
- a CDS encoding VOC family protein, whose product is MSNFVSHIATVEIPVTNLQRSIEFYVETLGVSVTFQGEKQAMLSFGSKGVPTMFLVQIDVHMEEQKHLSFVNPSNGVEHTVIDFYTDKLSEFHSWLADRNVEVSALNINEENGLGGFGFKDPDGNLLSACNILHEHQ